One genomic region from Leptospira tipperaryensis encodes:
- the dapF gene encoding diaminopimelate epimerase, whose protein sequence is MAALKFTKMEGIGNDYVYIDATQTDVRLTPEQIQKLSDRNFGIGSDGVIFIRNSKQGDFMMDMYNSDGSSSEMCGNGIRCVAKYIYDHGLTNSKNPKIETGAGVLEVDLKIGSGNKVDLVSVDMGKPILIPSKIPVLWKNEETIIDQALEIAGKNLKFTAVSMGNPHCVIFVDDSDQFPVREIGPLIELHSIFPKRVNVEFVTVRGKDHLYQRTWERGAGETLACGTGACAVMVAGNLTGRSGKDVKIDLRGGTLRIQWQESGHVLMTGPAREIFSGEVEV, encoded by the coding sequence GTGGCCGCGCTTAAATTCACAAAAATGGAAGGAATCGGTAACGATTACGTTTATATCGATGCTACTCAGACGGATGTTCGCTTAACACCGGAACAAATTCAGAAATTATCCGATCGTAACTTTGGGATCGGAAGCGACGGAGTCATCTTTATTCGAAATTCTAAACAAGGCGATTTTATGATGGATATGTACAACTCGGACGGAAGTTCTTCCGAGATGTGCGGCAATGGAATCCGTTGTGTTGCGAAATACATTTACGATCACGGTCTGACGAATTCTAAAAATCCAAAAATTGAAACCGGCGCCGGCGTTTTGGAAGTGGATTTAAAAATCGGATCCGGCAACAAAGTGGATCTCGTAAGTGTGGACATGGGAAAACCGATTTTGATTCCTTCTAAAATTCCGGTTCTTTGGAAGAATGAAGAGACTATTATCGATCAAGCATTGGAGATCGCGGGAAAGAATTTAAAATTCACCGCGGTTAGCATGGGCAATCCACATTGTGTGATTTTTGTCGATGACTCCGATCAGTTTCCGGTTCGAGAAATCGGCCCGTTGATCGAACTCCATTCTATCTTTCCAAAAAGGGTGAACGTTGAATTCGTAACCGTTCGTGGAAAAGATCATCTCTATCAAAGAACCTGGGAAAGAGGCGCTGGTGAAACCTTAGCTTGCGGAACGGGAGCTTGCGCCGTGATGGTTGCAGGCAATTTGACCGGAAGATCCGGAAAGGATGTGAAAATCGATCTAAGAGGCGGAACGCTTAGAATTCAATGGCAAGAATCAGGTCACGTTTTGATGACCGGTCCGGCTCGTGAAATTTTTTCAGGAGAAGTAGAAGTTTAG
- a CDS encoding class I SAM-dependent methyltransferase, which translates to MNQTCYLCASTQNSTVFVENGIDIVRCSNCGHVFSTYEQEEHYEGYWDDDSSYDLGWWDNAHREIYQDFIDAFLKAPSGKILDVGCGLGFFVKRIGAQKPGWEAIGYEISEKAVQFARDKNGLKNVFPGIVQNSGIAKGSLDIITLWDVIEHIPKPHSLLEYLHSLLKPGGILFLQTPNFPVQLFKARLKVILKGMKPDGHYLEAKDHINDYTEKTMKMLSRQTGFKDCKFTILKPIASVSGSQGGNLGTLFKKTYYYATKIFWLISFKTLNLNNTLFAILKK; encoded by the coding sequence TTGAATCAAACCTGCTATCTTTGCGCAAGCACTCAAAATTCTACCGTGTTCGTCGAGAACGGAATCGATATCGTCCGTTGCTCCAACTGCGGGCACGTATTCTCCACATACGAACAGGAAGAACACTACGAAGGCTACTGGGATGATGATTCTTCTTACGATTTGGGATGGTGGGACAACGCTCACAGAGAAATCTATCAGGACTTTATCGATGCATTCTTAAAAGCTCCGTCCGGAAAAATTTTGGACGTTGGTTGCGGACTTGGTTTTTTTGTAAAACGCATTGGCGCTCAAAAACCGGGTTGGGAAGCAATCGGATACGAGATCTCCGAAAAAGCGGTTCAATTCGCGAGAGATAAAAACGGACTCAAAAACGTTTTTCCGGGAATCGTTCAAAACTCTGGAATCGCAAAGGGATCCTTGGATATCATTACACTTTGGGACGTTATCGAGCACATTCCAAAACCGCACAGTCTATTAGAATATTTGCATTCACTTTTAAAGCCGGGCGGGATTCTTTTTTTACAAACTCCGAACTTTCCGGTTCAGTTGTTTAAGGCTCGTTTGAAAGTAATTCTAAAAGGAATGAAACCCGACGGACATTACTTGGAAGCAAAGGATCATATCAACGATTATACCGAGAAAACGATGAAGATGCTTTCCCGGCAAACCGGTTTCAAAGATTGCAAGTTTACGATTTTAAAGCCGATCGCATCGGTTTCCGGAAGCCAAGGCGGAAACCTCGGAACCCTTTTTAAAAAAACCTATTATTATGCGACAAAGATATTCTGGCTTATCAGTTTTAAAACTTTGAACCTCAATAACACGTTATTTGCGATCTTAAAGAAATAA
- a CDS encoding HAD family hydrolase: protein MALFLDFDNTLLDSVSIYEFSIQELTKRAKEYGLTSTKEFSQLYDAARKEVKIELQDSPSNRLRLIYFKKMCLEKWGTLNPKWILKLEKDYFIFFQIGIQTFKKKYEKEYKETFSLLEQISQKQKILFCTNENLRTQLIKMNSLLPKKLKYIVLSSEEVGKEKPSEKFFTKARELVKGESPVSMIGDSLKDDVEGALRYGIPAIHLKSIFSKKQTNLEERRIVLTDVPKKNEYSYLETNDIRVALKLFL, encoded by the coding sequence ATGGCACTTTTTTTAGATTTTGATAATACGCTCTTAGATTCCGTCTCTATTTACGAATTCTCGATACAAGAACTTACAAAAAGAGCAAAAGAATACGGCCTTACTTCTACGAAAGAATTTTCTCAACTCTATGACGCCGCTCGCAAAGAAGTTAAGATTGAACTTCAGGATTCTCCATCCAATCGTCTTCGTTTGATTTATTTTAAAAAGATGTGTCTTGAGAAATGGGGAACACTGAATCCAAAGTGGATTCTAAAATTGGAAAAAGATTATTTCATTTTTTTCCAAATCGGAATTCAGACTTTCAAAAAGAAATACGAGAAAGAATACAAAGAAACATTTTCTCTCTTGGAACAAATCTCTCAAAAACAAAAGATTCTTTTTTGTACGAACGAGAATTTAAGAACACAATTGATCAAGATGAACTCACTACTTCCTAAAAAATTAAAGTATATAGTTCTGAGTTCGGAAGAGGTTGGAAAGGAAAAACCCTCGGAAAAATTTTTTACAAAGGCGAGAGAACTTGTAAAAGGCGAAAGCCCCGTTTCTATGATCGGAGATTCTTTAAAAGACGACGTAGAGGGCGCGCTTCGTTATGGAATTCCGGCCATTCATCTAAAATCAATATTTTCTAAAAAGCAAACCAACTTAGAAGAAAGAAGAATCGTTCTTACGGACGTTCCCAAAAAGAACGAATATTCATATTTGGAAACGAACGATATCCGCGTAGCTCTGAAGTTATTTCTTTAA
- a CDS encoding NAD(P)-binding protein: MAEEQEFISRRSFLTILGLCISAIIGGLSFLKFRHRISGKIVGPNREIGHRIRENSKSTLSSNINRNVSEKVKVLILGSGVAGLSSGYYLHKSGFSDFKILELENNAGGNSRSGKNSIGAYPWGAHYLPQVGEEAVLVRKFLEENQVIVGKDNRGKPVYNERFLCFDPEERIYYQGRWNEGLYPGGNTRSPAGLEEEKFKRWIQTWRLKRGRDGKKAFTIPIDLSSRDPEILKLDKINFFEYIKEKGFRTKELFWFLDYSVRDDFGGSMDTVSAWIGLHYFCSRPVDENGEDLTLLTWPEGNGFLVDKLRAPIDSKIQTGTLVEKVIPSESKESRFTVQVYSIETKEQKIIHCDSIVYALPSFTRKYILGEKSGVAEGLTYSPWLVANLSVDQIPTGKGIPPCWDNVIYQSPSLGYIVSTHQDLRAGREESVLTYYQAFGEKDTIAIRKKMMGTSWFEWKEAIVSDLKKAHPDIEKRIQNMDIMTYAHAMIRPTPGLIWGGKRERLAISYPNLHFAHSDLSGISIFEEALIRGNNAAMKILGEQKI; encoded by the coding sequence ATGGCCGAAGAACAAGAATTCATTTCACGAAGATCCTTTCTTACCATTTTAGGTCTTTGTATTTCAGCGATCATCGGCGGACTTTCCTTTTTGAAATTCAGACATAGAATTTCAGGCAAGATCGTCGGTCCAAATCGAGAGATAGGACATAGAATTCGAGAGAATTCAAAATCAACACTCAGTTCGAATATAAATCGAAACGTTTCTGAAAAAGTAAAAGTCCTGATTCTTGGAAGCGGCGTCGCCGGCTTGAGTTCGGGTTATTATCTTCACAAATCCGGTTTTTCAGATTTTAAAATTTTAGAATTAGAAAACAACGCCGGAGGAAATTCTAGATCCGGTAAAAATTCAATCGGCGCCTATCCGTGGGGAGCACACTACCTTCCTCAAGTTGGAGAAGAAGCGGTTCTCGTTCGAAAATTCTTAGAAGAAAATCAAGTCATCGTCGGCAAGGACAATCGAGGCAAACCCGTTTACAACGAACGCTTTCTCTGTTTTGATCCGGAAGAAAGAATCTACTATCAAGGAAGATGGAACGAAGGCTTATATCCTGGAGGAAACACACGATCGCCCGCAGGCTTAGAAGAAGAGAAATTTAAAAGATGGATCCAAACTTGGAGACTCAAAAGAGGGAGGGACGGAAAAAAAGCGTTCACGATCCCGATCGATCTTTCTTCGAGAGATCCCGAAATTCTCAAATTAGATAAAATTAACTTTTTTGAATATATTAAGGAGAAAGGATTTCGAACCAAGGAGCTTTTCTGGTTTTTGGATTATTCCGTTCGAGACGATTTTGGAGGTTCAATGGATACCGTTTCTGCTTGGATTGGACTTCATTATTTTTGTTCTCGTCCCGTGGATGAAAACGGCGAAGACTTAACTCTTCTCACCTGGCCGGAAGGAAACGGTTTTTTAGTCGATAAACTCCGAGCTCCGATCGATTCCAAAATTCAAACAGGAACGCTCGTCGAAAAAGTTATACCCTCTGAATCGAAAGAATCTCGATTTACAGTTCAGGTTTATTCGATCGAAACCAAGGAACAAAAAATCATTCACTGTGATTCGATTGTCTACGCTCTTCCGTCCTTCACGCGCAAATATATTCTCGGAGAAAAATCCGGCGTTGCAGAAGGACTTACTTATTCTCCTTGGTTGGTTGCAAATCTTTCCGTTGATCAAATTCCTACGGGAAAAGGAATTCCGCCCTGCTGGGATAACGTAATCTATCAAAGTCCATCCCTGGGTTATATCGTATCGACACATCAGGATTTGCGCGCAGGAAGAGAAGAATCCGTTCTCACTTACTACCAAGCCTTCGGTGAAAAAGATACGATAGCAATTCGTAAGAAAATGATGGGAACGTCTTGGTTCGAATGGAAAGAAGCGATCGTATCCGATTTAAAGAAAGCGCATCCCGATATCGAAAAGAGAATTCAAAATATGGATATCATGACCTACGCGCATGCGATGATCCGCCCCACACCCGGTTTGATCTGGGGAGGAAAACGAGAGCGCCTTGCGATTTCTTATCCTAACCTCCACTTTGCTCATTCCGATCTAAGTGGAATTTCTATCTTTGAAGAGGCATTGATTCGAGGAAACAACGCCGCGATGAAAATTCTCGGTGAACAAAAAATATGA
- a CDS encoding lysophospholipid acyltransferase family protein — translation MEKEAQTYLRLKQFVAPFLGFAVNINAYGTENIVQEGKVILVSNHRSDMDPFILSYTFPRYISWIAADYTFRIPIFKDLAKLAGGIPMAIDGKISMASIKMVQQVFKRDGVLGIFPEGHDYMVKNDFSGPMVKFHDGFAAFSIRNKVDILPSVIVPIEESYSDIPIPSLVRSFMGMPKEVCDIKRRSIYKKVKVLYGPKIDHRPYLEGKLEDNLKKLSTEVRVRMEALQKADVA, via the coding sequence ATGGAAAAGGAAGCACAGACATATTTAAGACTGAAGCAGTTTGTGGCTCCTTTCTTGGGTTTCGCCGTTAACATAAACGCTTATGGAACGGAGAATATAGTCCAGGAAGGAAAAGTAATCCTTGTCAGCAATCATAGATCGGATATGGATCCGTTCATTCTTTCTTATACCTTTCCCCGTTATATTTCTTGGATCGCAGCCGATTATACTTTTCGAATTCCCATTTTCAAAGATTTAGCAAAGCTCGCCGGTGGAATTCCAATGGCGATAGACGGAAAAATTTCGATGGCGAGCATCAAGATGGTGCAACAAGTTTTTAAAAGAGACGGAGTTCTCGGAATTTTTCCCGAAGGCCATGACTACATGGTTAAGAATGACTTCTCCGGACCTATGGTGAAATTTCACGACGGTTTCGCTGCATTTTCGATCCGAAATAAAGTCGATATCCTTCCTTCCGTAATCGTACCAATCGAAGAAAGTTATTCCGATATTCCGATTCCATCCCTTGTTCGTTCTTTTATGGGAATGCCGAAAGAAGTCTGTGATATTAAGAGAAGATCGATTTACAAAAAGGTCAAAGTTCTTTACGGACCTAAGATCGATCATAGACCCTATTTGGAAGGTAAGTTGGAAGATAATCTCAAAAAACTCTCAACCGAAGTTCGCGTGAGAATGGAAGCTCTTCAAAAAGCGGACGTCGCTTAA